The Pseudomonas iranensis genome includes a window with the following:
- a CDS encoding TonB-dependent siderophore receptor: protein MKSRAKSGSVKQWLGMSALSFSALALLPMSIALAAEAVSNQAQQQFNFALAAKPLPQALSDFSRVTGQSVVYTDEAPYGLNAPAVNGQMSAEQALQRLLGNSGLSFRRTDSHTLALEPMPTAGALNLGATTITSTRDESMSYQPPESSSVMRSSASLQEIPQTVNVIPAQVIRDQAPRNLDDALANVSGITQGNTLGSTQDSVMTRGFGDNRNGSIMRDGMPLVQGRGMNATVDRVEVLKGPASLLYGIQDPGGVVNLVSKKPELTQYNAVTVRGSTYGDGKNGSGGAFDSTGALGDSGFAYRMVVDHEDEDYWRNFGTHRETLIAPSLAWYGERTKLLFAYEHREFLTPFDRGTLIDPRTNHPLDISRKQRLDEPFNDMEGRSDLYHFEADHELNDDWKAHFGYSWNRETYDASQVRVTSIDTNKGTLTRSMDGTQNAISTDRFTTASLEGKVNVLGMQHDLVFGVDDEYRKIYREDLIRQKSLTTFSYLNPVYGREVMGTTVSAPDSAQTDKLRSDSLFLQDSIHLNEQWILVAGGRFQEYDQYAGKGVPFKANTDSNGQKWVPRAGLVYRYTDALSFYGSYTESFKPNSTIAPLSGSSTVLDGSIAPEEAKSWELGARLDMPGSITGNIALFDIKKRNVLVANSEGPTTIYSAAGEVRSRGLEVDLSGQLSEHWNLIGSYAYTDAEVTEDPEYKGKRLQNVAKNSGSLSAVYDFGNVFGGDQLRVGAGARYVGERAGNAVNDFDLPSYTVADAFATYDTTVEGQKVKFQLNVKNLFDRTYYTSSASRFFVSMGDSRQVSLSSTLEF, encoded by the coding sequence ATGAAGTCCAGGGCAAAATCCGGTTCGGTCAAACAGTGGTTGGGCATGTCGGCGCTGAGTTTTTCCGCGTTGGCATTGCTGCCGATGAGTATCGCGCTGGCGGCAGAAGCGGTGAGCAATCAGGCGCAACAGCAATTCAATTTTGCCCTCGCCGCCAAACCACTGCCGCAAGCCCTGAGCGACTTCAGCCGTGTGACCGGGCAAAGCGTGGTCTACACCGACGAAGCGCCGTACGGCCTCAATGCTCCGGCAGTCAACGGCCAGATGAGCGCCGAACAGGCCCTGCAACGCCTGCTCGGCAACTCCGGCCTGAGCTTTCGCCGCACCGACAGTCACACGTTGGCGCTGGAGCCGATGCCGACCGCAGGCGCGCTCAACCTCGGCGCAACCACCATCACGTCCACGCGCGACGAATCGATGAGTTATCAGCCGCCGGAATCCAGCTCTGTGATGCGCTCATCGGCGTCGCTGCAAGAAATTCCGCAGACGGTCAATGTCATCCCGGCGCAGGTCATTCGCGATCAGGCGCCGCGCAATCTCGACGACGCGCTGGCCAATGTCAGCGGCATCACCCAGGGCAACACCTTGGGCAGTACCCAGGACTCGGTGATGACTCGCGGCTTCGGCGACAACCGCAACGGCTCGATCATGCGCGACGGCATGCCGCTGGTGCAGGGCCGTGGCATGAACGCGACCGTGGATCGCGTCGAAGTGCTCAAGGGCCCGGCCTCGTTGCTCTATGGGATTCAGGATCCGGGTGGCGTGGTCAACCTGGTCAGCAAGAAGCCGGAACTGACCCAGTACAACGCCGTGACCGTACGCGGTTCGACCTACGGTGACGGCAAGAATGGCAGCGGTGGCGCCTTCGACAGCACCGGCGCGCTGGGCGATTCCGGCTTCGCCTATCGCATGGTTGTCGATCATGAAGACGAAGATTACTGGCGCAACTTCGGCACCCATCGCGAGACGCTGATCGCACCGTCGCTGGCCTGGTACGGCGAGCGCACCAAGCTGCTGTTCGCCTACGAGCACCGCGAGTTTCTCACACCGTTCGACCGTGGCACCTTGATCGATCCGCGCACCAATCATCCGCTGGATATCTCGCGCAAGCAGCGTCTCGATGAGCCGTTCAACGACATGGAAGGGCGCTCGGACCTCTACCATTTCGAAGCCGACCATGAACTCAACGACGACTGGAAAGCCCACTTCGGCTACAGCTGGAACCGCGAAACCTACGACGCCAGCCAGGTGCGCGTGACGTCGATCGACACCAACAAAGGCACACTGACGCGGAGCATGGACGGCACGCAAAACGCAATCAGCACTGACCGTTTCACCACCGCCAGCCTCGAAGGCAAGGTGAATGTACTGGGCATGCAGCATGATCTGGTGTTCGGCGTCGACGACGAATATCGCAAGATCTACCGCGAGGATCTGATCCGGCAGAAAAGCCTGACCACGTTCAGCTATCTCAACCCGGTGTATGGTCGCGAAGTGATGGGCACTACGGTGAGTGCGCCCGACAGCGCGCAGACTGACAAACTGCGCAGCGACTCGCTGTTCCTGCAGGATTCGATTCACCTCAACGAGCAATGGATTCTGGTCGCCGGCGGACGTTTTCAAGAGTACGACCAGTACGCCGGCAAAGGCGTGCCGTTCAAGGCCAATACCGACAGCAATGGGCAGAAGTGGGTGCCGCGCGCAGGGCTGGTGTATCGCTACACAGACGCCTTGTCGTTCTACGGCAGCTACACCGAATCGTTCAAACCCAACTCGACCATCGCCCCCCTGAGCGGCAGCAGTACCGTGCTCGACGGCAGCATCGCGCCAGAGGAAGCCAAGTCGTGGGAGCTGGGTGCGCGGCTGGATATGCCCGGCAGCATCACCGGCAATATCGCGTTGTTCGACATCAAGAAACGCAACGTGCTGGTGGCCAACTCCGAAGGCCCGACAACGATTTACAGTGCGGCAGGCGAGGTGCGTTCACGCGGGCTTGAAGTTGACCTGAGCGGGCAACTCAGCGAGCACTGGAACCTGATCGGCAGCTATGCCTACACCGATGCCGAAGTCACCGAAGACCCGGAATACAAAGGCAAGCGCCTGCAAAACGTAGCGAAGAATTCCGGCTCGCTGTCGGCGGTGTATGACTTCGGCAATGTGTTTGGCGGCGATCAGTTGCGTGTCGGTGCCGGTGCGCGGTACGTCGGCGAGCGTGCCGGCAACGCGGTGAATGATTTTGACCTGCCGAGCTACACCGTGGCGGATGCGTTTGCCACTTACGACACGACGGTTGAGGGGCAGAAGGTCAAGTTTCAGTTGAACGTGAAGAACCTGTTTGATCGCACCTATTACACCTCGTCGGCGAGCCGCTTCTTTGTGTCGATGGGGGATTCGCGGCAGGTTTCGCTTTCCAGCACTCTGGAGTTTTGA
- a CDS encoding helix-turn-helix domain-containing protein, with product MAAIDTLQVFQALNRSPNARLVHSAELGDGMSAALWTNHHDAQEYEAPSHHTLSCYVAGGTGTFRRGQPGRKGGPDKLCILPADHESGWVINGDIRLAHLYFSAEQFALGCVTLLDREPREMQLREQTFLEDPQQAQRFRQLLNLNWQEPAERLLTSSLAHELISHTLLSQVGARQGLRLKGGLAPHQRRQLVEFIDNQLVEPISLGQLAGLCALSEYHFARMFRISFGLPPHQYVLARRLSRARELLRGTALPLGEIALACGFASASHFTNRFRQVLGGTPGEYRQAFLR from the coding sequence ATGGCCGCTATCGATACCCTGCAAGTCTTTCAAGCCCTCAACCGCTCGCCGAATGCACGCCTTGTGCACAGCGCCGAGCTCGGTGACGGCATGTCTGCGGCCTTGTGGACCAACCACCACGATGCCCAGGAATACGAAGCGCCAAGTCATCACACGCTGTCGTGCTACGTCGCCGGCGGCACCGGCACATTCCGTCGTGGCCAGCCGGGCCGCAAAGGCGGGCCGGACAAGTTGTGCATCCTGCCGGCCGATCACGAATCGGGCTGGGTGATCAATGGCGACATCCGCTTGGCGCACCTGTATTTCAGCGCCGAACAATTCGCCCTCGGTTGCGTGACTTTGCTCGATCGCGAACCGCGCGAGATGCAGTTGCGCGAGCAGACTTTTCTCGAAGATCCGCAGCAGGCGCAACGCTTCCGGCAATTGCTGAATCTGAACTGGCAAGAGCCGGCCGAGCGCTTGCTGACCAGCAGCCTCGCCCATGAACTGATCAGCCACACGCTGCTCAGCCAGGTAGGTGCGCGTCAGGGCTTGCGCTTGAAGGGCGGACTGGCGCCGCATCAGCGGCGGCAGTTGGTGGAGTTCATCGACAATCAGTTGGTCGAGCCGATCAGCCTCGGGCAACTGGCGGGATTATGTGCGTTGTCGGAATACCACTTCGCGCGCATGTTCCGCATCAGTTTCGGCCTACCGCCGCATCAATATGTACTCGCGCGGCGCTTGAGCCGGGCGCGGGAATTGTTGCGCGGCACGGCGCTGCCGCTGGGCGAGATCGCGCTGGCATGCGGGTTTGCCAGTGCGAGCCATTTTACCAATCGGTTCAGGCAGGTTTTGGGCGGGACGCCCGGCGAGTATCGGCAGGCATTTTTGCGTTGA
- a CDS encoding DMT family transporter has protein sequence MNLSLYLMTVLIWGTTWIALKWQLGVVEIPVSIVYRFGLAALVLFALLLLSRRLQPMNRRGHLICVAQGLCLFCVNFMCFLTASQWIPSGLVAVVFSTATLWNALNARVFFGQRIARNVLLGGALGLSGLGLLFWPELAGHEASPQTLLGLGLALCGTLCFSAGNMLSSLQQKAGLRPLTTNAWGMAYGAAMLTVWCLIKGIPFDMDWSPRYVGALLYLVIPGSVIGFTAYLTLVGRMGPERAAYCTVLFPVVALNVSAFAEGYQWTAPALVGLVLVMLGNVLVFRKPKVLLSAGQGKLA, from the coding sequence ATGAACCTGTCGTTGTACCTGATGACCGTGCTGATCTGGGGCACCACCTGGATTGCCTTGAAATGGCAATTGGGCGTGGTCGAAATCCCGGTGTCGATTGTCTATCGCTTCGGCCTCGCCGCGTTGGTGTTGTTTGCGTTGTTGCTGCTCAGCCGACGCCTGCAACCGATGAACCGCCGTGGGCATTTGATTTGTGTGGCTCAAGGGTTATGTCTGTTCTGCGTGAACTTCATGTGTTTTCTGACCGCCAGTCAGTGGATTCCAAGCGGTCTGGTGGCGGTGGTGTTTTCTACGGCAACGTTGTGGAACGCCTTGAATGCGCGGGTGTTCTTCGGCCAGCGCATTGCGCGCAATGTGTTGCTGGGCGGTGCGTTGGGGCTGTCGGGTCTGGGGCTGTTGTTCTGGCCGGAACTGGCCGGGCATGAGGCCAGCCCGCAAACCCTGCTCGGCCTTGGATTGGCGTTATGCGGCACATTGTGTTTTTCCGCCGGCAATATGCTCTCGAGTCTGCAACAGAAAGCGGGATTGCGACCGCTGACCACCAACGCCTGGGGCATGGCCTACGGCGCGGCGATGCTGACGGTGTGGTGTCTGATCAAGGGCATACCCTTCGACATGGATTGGTCGCCGCGTTATGTCGGGGCACTGTTGTATCTGGTGATTCCCGGCTCGGTGATCGGCTTCACCGCGTACCTGACGCTGGTCGGGCGCATGGGCCCGGAGCGGGCGGCTTACTGCACGGTGCTGTTCCCGGTGGTGGCCCTGAACGTGTCGGCGTTTGCCGAAGGTTATCAATGGACCGCACCGGCGCTGGTCGGGCTGGTGTTGGTGATGCTGGGCAACGTGCTGGTGTTTCGTAAACCGAAAGTGCTGTTGTCTGCGGGTCAAGGGAAGTTGGCTTGA
- a CDS encoding DUF2165 domain-containing protein has translation MNTLTTAKLIRYSKVILMAYISFFGLLVMIHNFTDYESNYTYVAHILSMDTTNASENIMYRAIDSPMIHHRIYWFIITMEVTYTVLCLIGTYQLYRYIDASPAAFHEAKKFSIMGILVAIFIYYVCLQTVGVEWFDMDTSLSWNAKDWARHIVDFIFPVMIYITLKVER, from the coding sequence GTGAACACCCTGACCACCGCCAAACTCATTCGTTACAGCAAAGTCATCTTGATGGCTTATATAAGTTTCTTTGGCTTGCTGGTGATGATTCATAACTTCACTGACTATGAGTCCAACTACACTTACGTTGCACATATCCTGAGCATGGACACCACCAACGCCAGTGAAAACATCATGTACCGCGCGATCGATTCGCCGATGATCCATCACCGGATCTACTGGTTCATCATCACCATGGAAGTCACCTATACCGTGCTTTGCCTGATCGGTACTTACCAGTTGTATCGCTACATCGATGCATCGCCAGCGGCATTCCATGAAGCCAAGAAGTTTTCGATCATGGGCATATTGGTCGCCATTTTCATTTATTACGTTTGTCTACAAACTGTAGGTGTCGAGTGGTTCGACATGGACACTTCGCTATCATGGAATGCCAAGGACTGGGCAAGGCATATTGTCGACTTCATCTTCCCGGTGATGATCTACATCACTTTGAAAGTTGAGCGCTGA
- a CDS encoding 2-hydroxyacid dehydrogenase has product MKKTVLAFSRITPPMIERLQEEFDVIVPNPKTGDINAQFNEALPHAHGLIGVGRKLGRAQLESATKLEVVSSVSVGYDNYDLEYFYERGIMLTNTPDVLTESTADLAFALIMSSARRVAELDAWTKAGQWQASVGAPLFGTDVHGKTLGIVGMGNIGAAVARRGRFGFNMPIIYSGNSRKTELEQELGAQFRSLDELLAEADFVCLVVPLSDKTRHLISHRELALMKPSAILVNISRGPVVDEPALIEALQNNRIRGAGLDVYEKEPLAESPLFQLKNAVTLPHIGSATTETREAMANRALANLRSALLGERPQDLVNPQVWRG; this is encoded by the coding sequence ATGAAAAAAACAGTCCTGGCCTTCAGCCGCATCACCCCGCCCATGATCGAACGCCTGCAAGAAGAATTCGACGTCATCGTCCCCAACCCCAAGACCGGTGACATCAACGCCCAGTTCAACGAAGCCCTGCCCCACGCCCACGGCCTCATCGGCGTCGGCCGCAAACTCGGCCGCGCACAACTGGAAAGCGCGACAAAACTCGAAGTGGTCTCCAGCGTCTCGGTCGGCTACGACAACTACGACCTCGAGTACTTCTACGAACGCGGGATCATGCTCACCAACACCCCTGACGTGCTCACCGAAAGCACCGCCGACCTCGCCTTCGCCCTGATCATGAGCAGCGCCCGCCGCGTTGCCGAACTCGACGCCTGGACCAAGGCCGGCCAATGGCAAGCCAGCGTCGGCGCCCCGCTGTTCGGCACTGATGTGCACGGCAAGACCCTCGGCATCGTCGGTATGGGCAACATCGGCGCCGCCGTCGCCCGCCGTGGTCGCTTCGGCTTCAACATGCCGATCATCTACAGCGGCAACAGCCGCAAGACCGAACTGGAACAGGAACTCGGCGCACAGTTCCGCAGCCTCGATGAGCTGCTGGCCGAAGCCGATTTTGTCTGCCTGGTAGTGCCGTTGAGCGACAAGACCCGCCACCTGATCAGCCATCGTGAACTGGCGCTGATGAAGCCGAGCGCTATTCTGGTCAACATCTCGCGCGGCCCGGTGGTCGACGAACCGGCACTGATCGAAGCCCTGCAAAACAACCGCATCCGTGGCGCCGGGCTGGACGTCTATGAAAAAGAACCGCTGGCCGAATCGCCGCTGTTCCAGTTGAAAAACGCCGTGACCCTGCCGCACATCGGCTCGGCCACCACCGAGACCCGTGAAGCCATGGCCAACCGCGCACTGGCCAACCTGCGCAGCGCCCTGCTCGGCGAACGGCCGCAGGATCTGGTCAACCCGCAAGTCTGGCGCGGCTGA
- a CDS encoding DUF6124 family protein translates to MFKPTPNPPESESTSPYQSPDSTKLHDAAERALDHYLKPATTAQQSHKPSTMFQVAPDQDNESLLAHACESLASASIMSSDIAAHVDSPQRHTILAIQQVIMLAELAVNRVLDNYEIHQTPSRS, encoded by the coding sequence ATGTTCAAACCCACACCCAATCCCCCCGAATCCGAAAGCACCTCACCCTACCAATCCCCCGACTCAACGAAACTCCACGACGCCGCCGAACGCGCACTGGATCACTACCTCAAACCGGCCACCACCGCGCAGCAAAGCCACAAACCCAGCACCATGTTCCAGGTCGCCCCGGACCAGGACAACGAAAGCCTGCTGGCCCACGCCTGCGAATCCCTCGCCTCGGCGAGCATCATGAGCAGCGACATCGCCGCCCACGTCGACAGCCCACAGCGGCACACCATACTGGCCATCCAGCAGGTGATCATGCTGGCGGAACTGGCGGTGAACCGCGTGCTGGATAATTACGAAATCCACCAGACCCCGTCACGCAGCTGA
- a CDS encoding LysR family transcriptional regulator, whose amino-acid sequence MDTLQNMRAFSCVAEAGSFTAAAVQLDTTTANVSRAVSNLEAHLQTRLLNRTTRRIALTEAGKRYLLRCEQILAYVEEAEAEASDAHARPAGQLKVHTMTGIGQHFVIDAIARYRKTHPDVTFDLTLANRVPDLLDEGYDVSIVLASELPDSGFVSQRLGITYSIVCASPAYVKANGAAQKPSDLLNHACLRLVSPVIPLEKWAFDGPDGQETVTINSSPFLVNSADAMKTAITSGMGVGVLPVYAAIEGLRNGTLVRVMPNYRSQELNLYAIYPSRQYLDAKIKTWVEYLRGSLPEILAAHQAELVAYELTGSLAGVRVAN is encoded by the coding sequence ATGGACACTTTGCAAAACATGCGCGCCTTCAGTTGTGTTGCCGAAGCGGGCAGCTTCACCGCCGCCGCCGTGCAACTGGACACCACCACCGCCAACGTCTCGCGCGCGGTCTCCAATCTGGAAGCCCACCTGCAAACACGCCTGCTCAATCGCACGACCCGGCGCATCGCCCTGACCGAGGCCGGCAAACGCTACCTGCTGCGCTGCGAACAGATCCTCGCCTACGTCGAAGAAGCCGAAGCGGAAGCCAGCGACGCCCACGCGCGCCCGGCGGGACAGCTGAAAGTTCACACCATGACCGGCATCGGTCAGCACTTCGTCATCGACGCCATCGCCCGCTACCGCAAGACCCACCCCGACGTGACCTTCGACCTGACCCTGGCCAACCGCGTGCCGGACCTGCTCGACGAGGGCTACGACGTGTCCATCGTGCTCGCCAGCGAACTGCCCGACTCGGGCTTCGTTTCGCAACGCCTGGGCATCACCTACAGCATCGTCTGCGCCTCGCCGGCGTACGTGAAAGCCAACGGCGCCGCACAGAAACCCAGCGACCTGCTCAACCACGCCTGCCTGCGCCTGGTCAGCCCGGTGATCCCCTTGGAGAAATGGGCCTTCGACGGCCCGGACGGCCAGGAAACAGTCACCATCAACAGCTCACCGTTCCTGGTCAACTCCGCCGACGCCATGAAAACCGCCATCACCAGCGGCATGGGCGTCGGCGTGCTGCCGGTCTACGCCGCCATCGAAGGCCTGCGCAACGGCACCCTGGTGCGCGTGATGCCGAACTACCGCTCGCAGGAACTCAACCTCTACGCCATCTACCCGTCGCGGCAGTACCTGGATGCCAAGATCAAAACCTGGGTGGAATATTTGCGCGGATCGTTGCCGGAAATATTGGCGGCGCATCAGGCGGAACTGGTTGCTTATGAATTGACCGGGAGCCTGGCGGGCGTCCGCGTTGCGAACTGA
- a CDS encoding efflux transporter outer membrane subunit has product MPRRINRALLPLSVLALTLALGGCISTQGIAPHGETLAADSLATDAAIADAAKDAHWPTAHWWQAFGDPQLNRWIDLAMQGSPSMAMAAARVRQAKAMAGVAEAAESLQVSGESTLKRHNWPTDPFYGPGDLANTTTWDNNAALGFSYALDLWGRERNASERAVDLAHVSVAEARLAQLELQSNIVRAYIELSLHYAQRDIVAATLQQQQQILNLAQKRLSGGIGTHFEVSQAETPLPETHRQLDALDEEIALSRNQIAALAGKGPGAAAQLQRPTLSLAAPLKLPSALPAELLGQRPDVVASRWQVAAQARGIDVAHGGFYPNVDLVGTLGYMATGGGALEFLTGKKLNYNVGPAISLPIFDGGRLRGELGEAAAGYDIAVAHYNQTLINALKNISDQLIRRESMDKQQDFAAESVAAAQKTYDIAMIAYQRGLTDYLNVLNAQTLLFKQQQVQQQVQAARLSAHAELVTALGGGLGAGDDVPTAEQTQAPKTPVLLR; this is encoded by the coding sequence GTGCCGCGTCGCATCAACAGAGCGCTTTTGCCGCTCAGTGTTCTGGCTTTAACCCTGGCTCTCGGCGGCTGCATCTCAACTCAAGGCATTGCCCCTCACGGCGAAACGCTTGCCGCCGATTCACTGGCCACCGATGCAGCCATTGCCGACGCAGCCAAAGACGCCCATTGGCCCACTGCGCATTGGTGGCAAGCATTTGGCGACCCGCAACTCAATCGCTGGATCGACCTCGCCATGCAAGGCAGCCCGAGCATGGCCATGGCCGCCGCGCGGGTGCGTCAGGCCAAGGCCATGGCCGGTGTAGCCGAGGCTGCCGAATCGTTGCAAGTAAGCGGCGAATCGACGCTCAAGCGCCACAACTGGCCGACCGATCCGTTCTACGGCCCCGGCGATCTGGCCAACACCACCACGTGGGACAACAACGCCGCGCTCGGCTTCAGCTACGCCCTCGACCTCTGGGGCCGCGAGCGCAATGCCAGTGAACGGGCGGTGGATCTGGCCCATGTGAGTGTGGCCGAGGCGCGCCTGGCGCAGCTGGAACTGCAGAGCAACATCGTCCGCGCCTACATCGAACTGTCGCTGCATTACGCCCAACGCGACATCGTCGCCGCGACGCTCCAGCAGCAACAGCAGATTCTCAATCTGGCGCAGAAGCGCCTGAGCGGTGGCATCGGCACGCATTTCGAAGTCAGCCAGGCCGAAACGCCGTTGCCGGAAACCCATCGCCAACTCGATGCGCTGGACGAGGAAATTGCCCTGAGCCGCAACCAGATTGCTGCGCTGGCCGGTAAAGGCCCGGGCGCCGCTGCGCAACTGCAACGGCCGACGCTGTCCCTCGCGGCGCCGTTGAAGTTGCCCTCGGCATTGCCCGCCGAACTGCTCGGCCAGCGTCCGGACGTGGTCGCCAGTCGCTGGCAAGTGGCGGCGCAGGCGCGTGGCATCGATGTCGCCCATGGCGGCTTTTACCCCAATGTCGATCTGGTCGGCACCCTCGGCTACATGGCCACTGGCGGCGGTGCGCTGGAGTTTCTGACCGGCAAGAAACTCAACTACAACGTCGGCCCGGCGATCTCGTTGCCGATCTTCGACGGCGGGCGCTTGCGTGGCGAGCTGGGTGAAGCGGCGGCCGGATATGACATTGCTGTGGCGCACTACAACCAGACCCTGATCAACGCGCTGAAGAACATTTCCGATCAGTTGATCCGCCGCGAGTCGATGGACAAGCAGCAGGACTTCGCCGCCGAATCCGTGGCCGCAGCGCAGAAGACTTACGACATCGCGATGATCGCCTATCAACGTGGCCTCACCGATTACCTCAATGTGCTGAATGCGCAGACCTTGCTGTTCAAACAGCAGCAAGTGCAGCAGCAGGTCCAGGCGGCGCGGTTGAGTGCGCATGCCGAGCTGGTGACTGCCTTGGGGGGCGGCCTCGGTGCCGGTGATGACGTGCCGACAGCCGAGCAGACCCAAGCCCCGAAGACCCCGGTTCTCTTACGTTGA
- a CDS encoding FUSC family protein translates to MTSLPAPLRWLHSLEWRRGFFDWARSDGVTWVYIFKVLLAAFLTLWLAMRLELPQPRTAMITVFIVMQPQSGQVFAKSFYRFLGTLAGSAMMVTLIALFAQNTELFLGSLAIWVGICSAGAARCRNFRAYGFVLAGYTAAMVGLPALAHPDGAFMAAVWRVLEISLGILCSTLISAGILPQTASAAMRNALYQRFGVFALFVTDGLRGRSKAEAFEASNVRFIAEAVGLEGLRSVTVFEDPHMRRRNGRLSRLNSEFMGITTRFNALHQLLERLRGNGEEHVVAAIKPGLQDLAEVLDGFSGRALTSPDAARLATALATYKEGLPARVRTLRGIFQDTAPSEAEQLDFHTAYELLYRFVDDLHSYAQTHASLAEHRHERERWDEPFTPQTNWWAAAASGIRASFILIVLGSYWVATAWPSGATMTLIAAATVGLSAATPNPKRMAFQMACGTFLGALIGFVEMFFIFPLIDGFPLLCVMLAPVIVLGSFLASRPQYAGVGLGLLIFFSTGSVPDNLTIYNPYTFINDYIAMVMGMLVCAAAGAIILPPNSRWLWQRLEQDLRGQVVYAISGKLKGLASRFESRTRDLLHQAYGLAAGQPKVQKSLLRWMFVVLEVGHAIIELRKEQAILPVHPAYAESQPWRQAIRVMGRALVRLFLQPNASNLERALVAVDHAISRVAATDEPFAPHFDTSALRRVKSYLHFIRTSLLDPQSPLAEFATARPEGLAHAS, encoded by the coding sequence ATGACCTCATTGCCCGCACCCCTGCGCTGGCTCCACTCCCTGGAATGGCGTCGCGGTTTTTTCGACTGGGCACGCAGCGATGGCGTGACCTGGGTGTATATCTTCAAGGTGTTGCTCGCCGCGTTTCTCACCTTGTGGCTGGCGATGCGTCTGGAATTGCCGCAACCGCGCACGGCGATGATCACCGTGTTTATCGTCATGCAGCCGCAGAGCGGCCAGGTTTTCGCCAAGAGTTTCTATCGCTTCCTCGGCACGCTGGCCGGGTCGGCGATGATGGTCACGCTGATCGCTTTGTTTGCGCAGAACACGGAGCTGTTTCTCGGCTCGCTGGCGATCTGGGTCGGCATCTGCTCGGCCGGTGCCGCACGTTGCCGTAACTTTCGCGCCTACGGTTTTGTCCTCGCCGGTTACACCGCAGCGATGGTCGGTCTGCCGGCGTTGGCGCATCCCGACGGCGCCTTCATGGCCGCGGTGTGGCGGGTGCTGGAGATCTCGCTGGGGATTCTCTGCTCAACCCTGATCAGCGCTGGGATCCTGCCGCAGACCGCCAGCGCGGCGATGCGCAACGCTTTGTATCAGCGCTTCGGTGTGTTCGCGCTCTTCGTCACCGATGGCTTGCGCGGGCGCAGCAAAGCCGAGGCGTTCGAAGCCAGCAACGTGCGCTTCATTGCCGAAGCCGTCGGCCTGGAAGGCTTGCGCAGCGTGACCGTGTTCGAGGACCCGCACATGCGCCGGCGCAACGGTCGTCTGAGCCGATTGAACAGCGAGTTCATGGGCATCACCACGCGCTTTAACGCCTTGCATCAATTGCTTGAACGCCTGCGCGGCAATGGCGAAGAGCATGTCGTGGCGGCGATCAAACCGGGCTTGCAGGACCTTGCCGAAGTGCTCGACGGCTTCAGCGGTCGCGCCCTGACCAGCCCCGATGCTGCCCGTTTGGCGACCGCGTTGGCCACCTACAAGGAAGGTCTGCCGGCACGTGTCCGAACCCTGCGCGGGATCTTTCAGGACACTGCTCCGAGCGAAGCCGAACAACTGGATTTCCACACCGCCTACGAATTGCTCTACCGCTTCGTCGATGACCTGCACAGCTATGCGCAGACCCACGCGTCCCTGGCTGAGCACCGCCACGAACGCGAGCGCTGGGACGAGCCCTTCACCCCGCAAACCAACTGGTGGGCCGCAGCCGCGTCGGGAATTCGTGCCTCATTCATCCTGATTGTGCTGGGCAGTTACTGGGTGGCCACCGCGTGGCCGAGCGGGGCGACCATGACCCTGATCGCTGCCGCCACCGTCGGCCTTTCCGCCGCCACACCGAACCCCAAACGCATGGCCTTTCAAATGGCCTGCGGGACTTTTCTCGGCGCACTGATCGGCTTCGTCGAGATGTTTTTCATCTTCCCGTTGATCGACGGTTTCCCCTTGCTCTGCGTGATGCTCGCGCCGGTGATCGTGCTCGGTTCGTTCCTCGCCTCACGACCGCAATACGCCGGTGTCGGCCTCGGGTTGTTGATCTTTTTCAGCACCGGTTCAGTGCCGGACAACCTGACGATTTACAACCCCTACACCTTCATCAACGACTACATCGCCATGGTCATGGGCATGCTCGTCTGTGCCGCAGCGGGAGCGATTATTCTGCCGCCGAACAGTCGCTGGCTGTGGCAGCGCCTGGAGCAGGATCTGCGCGGGCAAGTGGTCTATGCGATCAGCGGCAAACTCAAGGGCCTGGCCTCGCGTTTCGAGAGCCGCACCCGCGATCTGCTGCATCAGGCCTATGGCCTCGCGGCAGGACAACCGAAGGTGCAGAAGAGTCTGCTGCGCTGGATGTTCGTGGTGCTCGAAGTCGGCCACGCGATCATCGAGTTGCGCAAGGAACAGGCGATCCTGCCGGTGCACCCGGCGTATGCCGAATCGCAGCCGTGGCGCCAGGCAATCCGCGTGATGGGGCGCGCGTTGGTGCGCCTGTTTTTGCAGCCGAACGCGAGCAATCTCGAGCGCGCACTGGTGGCGGTCGATCACGCGATCAGCCGCGTCGCCGCCACCGACGAGCCGTTCGCGCCGCACTTCGATACCTCGGCGTTGCGCCGGGTGAAAAGCTACCTGCACTTCATCCGCACCTCGCTGCTCGACCCGCAATCACCTCTCGCCGAATTCGCTACTGCCAGGCCCGAAGGACTCGCCCATGCCTCGTGA